A part of Xenopus tropicalis strain Nigerian chromosome 4, UCB_Xtro_10.0, whole genome shotgun sequence genomic DNA contains:
- the zdhhc1 gene encoding probable palmitoyltransferase ZDHHC1, whose protein sequence is MSVCKKQSVMTVTDKERGEVIAEPLQHSRKNGWSWPLHLLQLVAWCTFLFFAIIGFGILVPLLPQHWLAAGYICTGVMFTFHCVVHFLAVTIDPADDNVQAKGSHGPLPVFDHNKHAHVIENMHCYICEVDVGPKSKHCSICNKCVSNFDHHCKWLNNCVGEKNYWLFFNCLISAFLGTFLLSTISTYVFVEYFVDPAMLRTSQQFEAIQNLSDVWFVFLPSAPVETKAPAILALAAIVSVMGLITILLIGQLLCFHVYLLWNKLSTYEYIMHQRQKQEMKSNSRHNEDGEKSLAGHPPLQEESFGGSLIYTNPDVQIEGPSSRSLKRDCPMLASHDDNADDSNTRPSLSVEKKPRKKKKKKRKKSNRVTPEAPKCHFVDGHSPRVLLPPPHADHLVSSTPSTLAVPMPAFSSRLLPVLAPINGHLIQAAGPPAEYHSDSAESMEEIPVAQTHLGSSSMSENLFYSQQNPKGLGVKFEQRQSYVLPHTMHQKFELRPKVPSIFVSESSGAPLANGLQAESKMQNNHSVLYNKMWVAKGKEGEQVLSMANAEYLTISNGNALA, encoded by the exons ATGTCAGTGTGCAAGAAGCAGTCTGTTATGACTGTGACTGATAAGGAGAGAGGGGAAGTCATTGCAGAGCCACTTCAACATTCAAGAAAAAATGGTTGGAGTTGGCCCCTGCACCTGCTGCAGCTTGTTGCCTGGTGCACCTTTCTTTTCTTTGCTATCATTGGATTTGGAATCTTGGTCCCTCTTTTGCCACAGCATTGGCTGGCAGCCGGTTACATT TGTACTGGAGTAATGTTTACTTTCCACTGTGTTGTCCACTTTCTGGCTGTTACCATTGATCCTGCTGATGACAATGTGCAGGCTAAGGGCTCTCATGGCCCTCTACCAGTGTTTGATCACAACAAGCATGCTCATGTTATTGAAAACATGCATTGTTATATCTGTGAGGTGGATGT GGGTCCCAAGTCAAAGCACTGCAGTATATGCAATAAATGCGTCAGTAATTTTGATCACCACTGCAAATGGCTGAATAACTGCGTGGGAGAAAAAAACTACTG GCTGTTTTTCAATTGCCTGATTTCTGCATTCTTGGGTACATTTCTGCTCAGTACAATATCAACATATGTGTTTGTTGAATACTTTGTTGATCCAGCAATGTTGAGAACCAGCCAGCAGTTTGAAG caATACAAAACCTCTCGGACGTCTGGTTCGTTTTCCTtccctctgccccagtggagacaAAAGCCCCTGCAATACTTGCCTTAGCAGCAATTGTGTCTGTCATGGGTCTCATCACAATATTGCTGATTGGACAACTGCTTTGCTTTCATGTCTACCTTT TGTGGAACAAACTCAGCACTTATGAGTATATAATGCACCAGCGTCAGAAGCAAGAAATGAAATCAAACAGTCGGCATAATGAAGACGGCGAGAAGTCTTTGGCAGGCCATCCTCCGTTGCAG gaggagAGCTTTGGAGGAAGTCTTATTTATACAAACCCAGATGTTCAGATAGAGGGTCCTTCATCCAGGTCATTAAAGAGAGA TTGCCCTATGCTAGCCAGTCATGACGATAATGCAGATGATTCAAACACACGCCCTTCATTAAGTGTGGAGAAGAAGCCAAGAAAG aagaagaaaaagaaaagaaaaaaatctaatagAGTTACGCCAGAAGCTCCCAAATGCCATTTTGTGGATGGACATAGTCCCCGTGTGCTTCTACCACCACCCCATGCAG ATCATCTTGTTTCTTCTACACCTTCCACTTTGGCTGTACCAATGCCTGCTTTTTCATCCCGTTTATTACCTGTTTTGGCTCCCATCAATGGCCATCTGATCCAAGCTGCTGGTCCACCTGCGGAATACCACTCCGACTCTGCAGAGTCAATGGAGGAAATCCCCGTGGCCCAGACTCATCTTGGGAGCTCTTCCATGAGTGAAAATCTCTTTTACAGCCAGCAAAATCCCAAAGGGTTGGGTGTTAAATTTGAGCAGAGACAGAGTTACGTGTTGCCACATACTATGCACCAGAAGTTTGAACTCCGTCCTAAAGTTCCCTCAATTTTTGTCAGTGAGAGTAGTGGAGCACCTTTGGCCAATGGACTTCAGGCAGAATCAAAAATGCAGAACAATCATTCTGTGTTGTACAACAAAATGTGGGTGGCAAAGGGTAAAGAAGGGGAGCAGGTTCTCTCCATGGCTAATGCAGAATATTTAACTATTAGTAATGGAAATGCATTAGcctaa